The Deltaproteobacteria bacterium genomic sequence ATTCGAATACGCTCGATGCCGCATGGCACTTCGACGACCTTCCCAACATTCTGGACAATGAAAACGTACACGTTTCCACGCTCTCCTTGAAGGCGTTGTCATCGAGTATTCACTCCCCATTTGCTTATCCGGGCAATGAAAAGCCGAAGCTCTATCGACCCGTCGCCATGCTGACGTTCGCCATCAACTGGTATTTGGGACGCGACGGCGTTTTGGGGTATCACCTGGTCAACATCGGCATTCACTGCGCAACGGCTGTGATGCTTTATTTTACTATTCTCGGGATGCTGGGCGCACGCAATGTACGGGGGAACTTCCAGGGAAGCGAGCGCACCATCGCCTTTCTGGCAACCGCGTTCTGGGCGTTGCATCCCATTCAGACCCAGGCCGTTACCTACATTGTTCAGCGCATGGCCAGTTTGGCGACCTTTTTTTACGTCGTGAGCATCTATTTTTATGTGAGGGGGCGCAGCGCATCATCGCCGGGAAAAAGGGTGTCCAGCTACCTTCTGTGCCTGCTGGGTTTTGTTCTGGCTCTGGGCACCAAACAGAACACCGTCACGCTGCCGGCCGCGCTGCTGCTGGTCGAGCTCGTTTTTTATTCAGACCTGCGCTTTCTTCGGAAGGCAAAAGGAAGATGGATTGCTTCTTCCCTGGCTGTCGTTTTGGTCTTGTTTGTTCTCCTCGGGCTTTACCTCTGGTCGGACGAACCGCTTTCAAGAATCGTACGCGGCTACGATATCCGCCCCTTTAATCTGAGCGAGCGCGTGTTGACCGAGTTTCGCGTACTGGTTCTTTACCTCAAACAGATCGTTTACCCCATACCGCAACAGTTTTCCATCATCCATGATGTCGGCCTCTCGACATCCCTTCTGTTGCCTTGGACAACCCTGGCTTCCATCGTGTTGATCGCCGGCCTGATTATCGGGGCGATTGCGACTTTAAGTAAATACAGGCTGTTATCGTTCGGCATCCTGTTTTATTTCCTCGGCCACAGCGTCGAGTCGACCGTTTTTCCGCTGGAGCTGGTTTTCGAACACCGGAATTACCTGCCGACACTCTTTCTATTTCTGCCGCTTGCGTCGGGGCTCGTCGCTTTAATGGCCGGATACCGACGGCAGAACCGGTTGATCCACGGTTTGCTGGCCGTTTTTGTCGCCGCACTGATTTTCGGTATCGGCTTTGCCACCTATGTACGCAACGCGGCTTGGGCCACGGAGAAAACGATCTGGCAGGACGCCATGCAGAAGGCGCCGGCTTTGGCCAGACCCCACCAGGGGTTGGCCTTGGCCCTGGAGAATGAAAACAGGCTGGATCCGGCGCTTGAGCTCTATGAAAAGGCCCTTACCCTCGAGGATCCGTCGCCGAAGCTTTCACGATTCATCTCGTTGAGCAACATGGGTAATATATACAAGAAGAAGGGGGAGTATGTCAGGGCGGCCTCCTATCTGACGGCCGCCCTCGACTATGACACCGGCCCTTATATGCGCAGAATCCGCTATAATCTGGTTCTTTGCCTTCTGAACAGCAACGGTGAAAAAGCGGCGCTGAATCAAATCGATGTTCTCCTCGGTCAGTACAGCCGCAATGTCAAGTACATGTCCACCAAGGGGTTTATTCTTTTTTTGCAGGGAAGATTCAACCAGGCCGAGGCATATTTGAAAAGCGCCCTCGAACGCAACCCGGGCGACAACCTCGCCCTGGTGAACCTCGCCATGGTGTTGAGCGCAACCGGCAGGCAGGAGAGGGCCGATCAATACCTGCAACGCGCCGGGAAAAGGGATCCGAAAAACATCGTCATCTACCTCGGGCTGCTGCAGAATGCCGTAAAAATGCAGGACAGGGTTAAAACCGATCGCTACCTGCATCAACTGACCGCGGTGTTCACGATCGATCAGATCGAACGTTTTTTCAACGCATATGAAAAGGGATACCGCTACATCGATGGTCGCCTGGTGCCACTCAGCGGCCGAACCATTTTTCCCCGTCTGGCTGCGTACTTGAAAGAACAGGCGAACAGAATCGACGGGGCGTCCGCCGTTCGGATGTGAGCAAATGCAAAAAAAACTCACTGGCGTGCTTGTCTCCATTATGGCCGTGTTGATCGGCTGTATCGTCCTCCTTGCCGCTGTTCCGCCTGTGAGCCGGGATGCGTTGATCCACCATCTTGCCGTACCGAAGCTGTGGATACGGCATGGCGGGATATATGAAATACCGGATATGGTCTTTTCCTATTATCCCATGGCACTGGACGTGTTGTATGCGATTCCCCTTTATTTCGGCAACGATATCGTGCCAAAATACATTCATTTCGCCTTTGCCCTGGCAACGGCATGGCTGATATGGAACTACCTCAAAAGCCGACTGAATTCATCCTATGCGGTTCTGGGCGCCCTGTTTTTTCTCTCCACGCCTGTAATCGTCAAACTTTCCATAACGGCCTACGTGGACCTTGGTTTGGTTTTTTTTTCGACGGCAGGACTCTTGTGCATTTTAAAATGGAACGAAGGGCGCACCGGTTACCGCTATCTCATTGCAGGCGGCCTGTGTTGCGGCCTGGCCCTGAGCACGAAGTATAACGGGCTGATCGTTTTTCTGATGCTTTTCCTGTTGGTTGCCTATTGCTCCTCAAGGGGCGCCGCCGCGGGAAAACACGGCCAATTGAAGGTTGTCCAACACCTCCTGATTTTTTCGGCGGTTGCCACGGCTCTATTCGCGCCCTGGGGTATAAAAAACACGGTGTGGACCGGAAATCCCCTGTTCCCCCTTTTCGACAGCTGGTTCAACGGCGCCACACCGGGCCATGCCTCCTCGATTCCGCCGATGGTTTTGCGCAAAGTCCTTTATGGGGAATCGTGGTGGGAGATTGTGCTTGTGCCTCTGCGCATCTTTTTCCAAGGGGTTGACGACTCACCGAGGTATTTCGATGGAAAACTGAATCCGGCGCTGATCATTTTTCCCCTGTTTTCGATTTTGACCCTCAAGCCC encodes the following:
- a CDS encoding tetratricopeptide repeat protein, producing the protein MAAYSNTLDAAWHFDDLPNILDNENVHVSTLSLKALSSSIHSPFAYPGNEKPKLYRPVAMLTFAINWYLGRDGVLGYHLVNIGIHCATAVMLYFTILGMLGARNVRGNFQGSERTIAFLATAFWALHPIQTQAVTYIVQRMASLATFFYVVSIYFYVRGRSASSPGKRVSSYLLCLLGFVLALGTKQNTVTLPAALLLVELVFYSDLRFLRKAKGRWIASSLAVVLVLFVLLGLYLWSDEPLSRIVRGYDIRPFNLSERVLTEFRVLVLYLKQIVYPIPQQFSIIHDVGLSTSLLLPWTTLASIVLIAGLIIGAIATLSKYRLLSFGILFYFLGHSVESTVFPLELVFEHRNYLPTLFLFLPLASGLVALMAGYRRQNRLIHGLLAVFVAALIFGIGFATYVRNAAWATEKTIWQDAMQKAPALARPHQGLALALENENRLDPALELYEKALTLEDPSPKLSRFISLSNMGNIYKKKGEYVRAASYLTAALDYDTGPYMRRIRYNLVLCLLNSNGEKAALNQIDVLLGQYSRNVKYMSTKGFILFLQGRFNQAEAYLKSALERNPGDNLALVNLAMVLSATGRQERADQYLQRAGKRDPKNIVIYLGLLQNAVKMQDRVKTDRYLHQLTAVFTIDQIERFFNAYEKGYRYIDGRLVPLSGRTIFPRLAAYLKEQANRIDGASAVRM
- a CDS encoding phospholipid carrier-dependent glycosyltransferase, which translates into the protein MQKKLTGVLVSIMAVLIGCIVLLAAVPPVSRDALIHHLAVPKLWIRHGGIYEIPDMVFSYYPMALDVLYAIPLYFGNDIVPKYIHFAFALATAWLIWNYLKSRLNSSYAVLGALFFLSTPVIVKLSITAYVDLGLVFFSTAGLLCILKWNEGRTGYRYLIAGGLCCGLALSTKYNGLIVFLMLFLLVAYCSSRGAAAGKHGQLKVVQHLLIFSAVATALFAPWGIKNTVWTGNPLFPLFDSWFNGATPGHASSIPPMVLRKVLYGESWWEIVLVPLRIFFQGVDDSPRYFDGKLNPALIIFPLFSILTLKPGKERAEKKIMALFAVMFILLVFFQTTMRIRYVAPVIPILVILSMFGLNNISGLLGERFSRNNVRIAGVIVLVSVSLMFSTNIRYVIDQFKVVTPVAYVSGRISRDTYIERFRPEYAAIKYSNDHLKGDINILSLFIGGRGYYIDNETHFDIEPLKSAVMQSGTQGEIGLNLRRLGFTHVLLRRDMFNNWCHNNLSKEQIGLVADFFKEKGRLLFSKDGHDLYRL